The Trueperaceae bacterium sequence ACTCGAGCTCGGTCAGCTCGGGCAGGGCGTCGAGGCCCTGGCCGGCGTTGTAGAGGGCCTGACCGCGGCGCAGCACGTAGTCGGCGTTGCCGGGGTCGAGCTCGAGGGCGTCGGCGTAGGCGTCGGCGGCGTCGGCGTACCGGCCCGCGAGCTCGAGCTGGCCCGCCAGGGCGATGTGGGCGCCGATGCGGTCGGCCGTCGTGGCCTCTGGGTCGGCCTGGGCCAGCGCCTCCCTGAACGAGGCGGCCGCGTCCTCGGGCCGGCGCAGGCGCGCGAGCGTGACGCCCCGGTTGAAGTGCCCGTCGAACCTGTCGGGGTGCAGGCGCGTGACCTCGGAGAACTCGAAGAGCGCGGCCTGGTAGTCGCCGCGGGCGAACTCGGCGAGGCCCAGGCCGTAGTGAGCGTCGCCGACGCGGTAGTCGAGGGCGATGGCCTCGAGGAACGCGTCCTTGGCCTCGTCGTACTGGCCCTCCTGGTAGAGGGCGTTGCCCAGCGCCACCCACGCCACGACGCTGTCGGGGTTGGCCTGAACCTCGGCGCGCAGCCGAGCGACGTCAGACTGCGCGGCGGCGGTACCGAGCGTCAGCGTGGCCGCCGCGACCGCTAGCGCCACTACCGCGGTCCGCCTGCACTTGCCGATGAACATGCCTACCTCCAGAACGTTAAGCGCGTGAGCGCCGGGTGAGAAGGTCCGAGTCTCGGCGGCGAGTCTATCCGAAGGCACCTGCGCCGCCCTGTGAAATCCGGCACGGTACCGGACGGCCGATATGCCCGTCGGTGACGGCGTAAACGGCCCTCGGACGCCAGGCGTCAGGCGGCTCCGGCGCCCCTCAAGGCCAGCTGCCCGCAGGCGCCGCCGGCGTCGCGCCCGCGGCTGAACCGCACCGACACCGACACGCCCCGCTCGCTGAGGACGGCCCGGAACGACGCGGTCCGCCGGCGGGACGACTGCGCGAAGCCCGAGCCCGTCCACGGGTTGAAGGGGATGAGGTTCACGTGCGCGCCCACCTCCCGCGCGATCGCCGCGAGCCGCCGCGCCTTCGCGTCGGAGTCGTTGACGCCGGCCAGGAGCGTGTACTCGATCGTCACGCGCCTCCCCACCTTCTCCCGCCAGTGGCGCATGGCGTCGACGACCTCGTCCACGGGGTTCGCCAGCGCCGTCGGGATGATGCGCCGCCGCGTCTCGTCGTCCGGCGCGTGCAGGCTCACGGCCAGCACCAGCGGCAGGCCCTCGTCGGCGAGGCGGCGCATGCGCGAGGGCAGGCCGACGGTCGAGACCGTGATGCGCCGCGGCGACATGGCCAGGGCTCGCGGGTCGACGAGCGTCCTGACGGCGGCCAGCGCCTCGGCGTAGTTGAGGAGCGCCTCCCCCATCCCCATGAGCACGACGTTGCGCACGCTGCGCGGTTCGATGCCCTCGTGCCGCGCCACGGCGAGCACCTGCCCGACGATCTCCCCGCGGGTGAGGTTGCGCCCGAAGCCGAGCGCGCCCGTGGCGCAGAAGGCGCACCCCGCCGGGCAGCCGACCATCGAGGAGACGCAGACGGTGCGCCGGCCGGCGTACGGCATGTAGACGGCCTCGGTGCTCCTGCCGTCACGCAGCGTGAACAGGTACCTCACCGAGCCGTCGCGGGAGGGGAAGCGCCGCACGGCGGCGAACGGGTCGGCGACGTGCTCGGCGGCGAGCCACTCCCGCAGCGCCAGCGGCAGGCTGGTCATGGCCAGCGGGTCGGCCTCGGCGCGCACGTAGAGCCACTCGGCGAGCTGGGCGCGGCGGTAGGCGGGCTCCCCGGCCGGCAGCGGCAGCTCGGCGAGCGGCGCGTCGAGGAGGGTCGGCCGCGTCTCCCCCGCGGCCGGGGCGACGGGACCGCGCGGCGGGCGGCCGGCGGGCCCCTCCTCGGGGCGCGCCGCGTCAGCGGGTTCGTGGTCAGGGGTCTCTGTCATCGGGGTCTGCTCGCGGGAACGCAGCCGCGCCGGGCTATCATGCCGGCACAGCCATGATAGGCCGCGCGCCCAAGGTCATCGGCATGGTGTTGGCCGGCGGGAAGGGTTCCCGTCTGCACCCCTTGACCTGGAAGCGGACGAAGCCCGCGGTGCCGTTCGGCAGCAAGTACCGCATCATCGACTTCGCGCTGAACAACATGATCAACTCCCGCATCTACGGGATGTACGTGCTCACGCAGTTCAAGGCCCAGTCGCTGACCGAGCACATCCAGCGCAACTGGCGCTTCGGGGCGTTCCTCTCCGACCACTTCATCACGCTCGCGCCGGCGCAGATGTACCTCTACGAGGAGCTGGGCGCCGAGTGGTACCGGGGCACCGCCGACGCCATCTACCAGAACCTCCACCTGGTGGAGCGGTCCGGCGCCGACCTCGTGGCGATCTTCTCGGGCGACCACATCTACAAGATGGACATCTCCCACATGGTCGAGTACCACCTGGGCAACGACGCCGACGTCACGATCGCCGCCTACCCGACGCCCCTCGAGGAGGGGAGGCGGTTCGGCGTGCTGCAGGTCGACAAGGACTGGCGCGTCACCGAGTTCCTCGAGAAGCCGCAGGACCCGAAGCCGATCCCGGGACGCGAGACCCACTGCCTGGCCAGCATGGGGAACTACGTCTTCAGCGTGCCCACGCTCGTCGAGCTGCTGACGCGCGACGCCGGCCAGAAGTCCTCGGAGCACGACTTCGGCAAGGACGTGCTCCCGCGCGCCCTCGAGGACGGCAAGCGCCTGTTCGCCTACGACTTCGCGCGCAACCCGATCCCCGGCCAGGAGGGCCCGAACACCTACTGGCGCGACGTGGGGACCCTCGACAGCTACTGGGCCGCGAACATGGACCTCGTGAAGGTCGAGCCCGAGTTCGACCTCTACAACGAGGAGTGGCCGCTGCGCACGTCGGCCGAGTACTCGCCGCCGGCGAAGTTCGTGCACGAGGAGGACGGCCGCCGCGGCCAGGCGTTCAACTCGCTCGTCGCCGGAGGCGTGATCGTCTCGGGCAGCACGGTCAGGGAGTCGGTGCTGTTCAGGCGCGTGCGCGTGAACTCCTACGCCACCGTGGAGCGCAGCGTGCTGTTCGACAACGTCGAGGTGGGTCGGCACGCGGTCGTGCGCAACGCCATAGTCGACAAGAACGTCGTGGTGCCGCCCGGCACCCGCCTCGGGGTCGACCCGGCCGAGGACAGGGCCCGCGGCCTGACCGTCCTGCCGAGCGGCCTCGTCACCGTCCCCAAGGGGTACGTCTTCGCCTAGCCGGCGCCGTGAGCGCGGCGCGGCGCCGGCGCTCGTCTGGGACCGAGCCGCGCCGGGGCGCCCCTTCGTAGGCCATCGATCAACCCGCTCTGCACGCGCTATACAACGCCCTTTCATGTCTTGGTGGTACCCTGCGAGTCACTCTACGCGCGGGCAGAGGAGCCTCGCCCGTGCCCGCCCCGGCTCGTTCCCCGGCCGGGAAGCCGGAGGCTTGCTCTTGAAGCGATCATTCAACCCCTGGTTGCTCGTGATGCTGCTCATCCTCGGCATCTTCGTGTTCAACCAGTTCAACGCGGGCGGCAGCAGCCGCGAGATCACCTTCTCGACGTTCTCGGAGCTCCTCGCCGAGGGTCGGGTCGCGTCGGTCGCCATCGACCGCAACACCGGCAACATCACCGGCGAGCTCAACGCCGAGACCCAGGTCACGATCGGCGGTCAGCCGCAGGCGATACGCACGTTCCGCACCACGGTGATCCTCACCGACACCCTGCTGCAGGACCTGCGCGCCAACGTGCCCGAGGTCGTGATCAGGAACCCGCCGCAGTGGATCGGCATCCTCGTGGGCTCGATCCTGCCCATCGCCATCCTCATCGGGTTCTTCTGGTTCATCTTCATGCGCGCCCAGGGCGGGCCGAACCAGGTCATGCAGTTCGGTCAGTCCCGCGCCAAGACGTTCGGGCGCGAGAACAAGGTCTCGACGACCTTCAACGACGTCGCCGGCCACAAGGAGGCGAAGCAGGAGCTCGTCGAGGTCGTCGACTTCCTGAAGAACCCGCAGAAGTACCTGCGCATCGGCGCCGAGATCCCCAAGGGCGTCCTGCTCGTCGGCCCTCCCGGCACGGGCAAGACGCTCCTGGCCCGCGCCGTCGCCGGCGAGGCCGGCGTGCCGTTCCTCACCGTGAGCGCGTCGGAGTTCATGGAGATGTTCGTGGGCGTGGGCGCCAGCCGCGTGCGCAGCCTCTTCGAGGAGGCGCGCAAGGCCGCCCCGGCGATCATCTTCATCGAC is a genomic window containing:
- the rlmN gene encoding 23S rRNA (adenine(2503)-C(2))-methyltransferase RlmN: MTETPDHEPADAARPEEGPAGRPPRGPVAPAAGETRPTLLDAPLAELPLPAGEPAYRRAQLAEWLYVRAEADPLAMTSLPLALREWLAAEHVADPFAAVRRFPSRDGSVRYLFTLRDGRSTEAVYMPYAGRRTVCVSSMVGCPAGCAFCATGALGFGRNLTRGEIVGQVLAVARHEGIEPRSVRNVVLMGMGEALLNYAEALAAVRTLVDPRALAMSPRRITVSTVGLPSRMRRLADEGLPLVLAVSLHAPDDETRRRIIPTALANPVDEVVDAMRHWREKVGRRVTIEYTLLAGVNDSDAKARRLAAIAREVGAHVNLIPFNPWTGSGFAQSSRRRTASFRAVLSERGVSVSVRFSRGRDAGGACGQLALRGAGAA
- the glgC gene encoding glucose-1-phosphate adenylyltransferase, with the translated sequence MIGRAPKVIGMVLAGGKGSRLHPLTWKRTKPAVPFGSKYRIIDFALNNMINSRIYGMYVLTQFKAQSLTEHIQRNWRFGAFLSDHFITLAPAQMYLYEELGAEWYRGTADAIYQNLHLVERSGADLVAIFSGDHIYKMDISHMVEYHLGNDADVTIAAYPTPLEEGRRFGVLQVDKDWRVTEFLEKPQDPKPIPGRETHCLASMGNYVFSVPTLVELLTRDAGQKSSEHDFGKDVLPRALEDGKRLFAYDFARNPIPGQEGPNTYWRDVGTLDSYWAANMDLVKVEPEFDLYNEEWPLRTSAEYSPPAKFVHEEDGRRGQAFNSLVAGGVIVSGSTVRESVLFRRVRVNSYATVERSVLFDNVEVGRHAVVRNAIVDKNVVVPPGTRLGVDPAEDRARGLTVLPSGLVTVPKGYVFA